The proteins below are encoded in one region of Berryella intestinalis:
- a CDS encoding ABC transporter ATP-binding protein, with amino-acid sequence MKSQVVLEARNLGKTYKVRSKRSKGGQGGTRALDGVDFDVREGEIVGIMGPSGSGKSTLLNCISTIDRPDSGTVRIDGRDISKLGPRDLALFRGRELGFIFQDSNLLDTLTCYENIALSLTIRKVSPREIDHRIRFIAQQLGITDVLDKFPYQVSGGQKQRVATARAVVGKPRLVLADEPTGALDSKSARALLETFERINRLGSTILMVTHDPVSASYCQRIVFIKDGKTALEITRDGRTREQFYADIVGSVVSMSEEAVHVC; translated from the coding sequence ATGAAAAGCCAAGTCGTGCTCGAGGCCAGGAACCTGGGGAAAACCTACAAGGTGAGATCCAAACGCTCGAAGGGCGGCCAGGGCGGCACGCGCGCTTTGGACGGCGTCGACTTCGACGTGCGCGAAGGCGAGATCGTCGGCATCATGGGGCCGTCGGGATCGGGCAAGTCGACCCTTCTGAACTGCATATCGACCATCGATAGGCCCGATTCGGGAACCGTGCGCATCGACGGGCGCGACATCTCCAAGCTCGGCCCCCGCGACCTGGCCCTGTTCCGCGGACGCGAACTGGGGTTCATCTTCCAGGACTCCAACCTCCTCGACACCCTCACCTGCTACGAGAACATCGCGCTGTCGCTGACTATCCGCAAAGTCAGCCCCCGCGAGATCGATCACCGCATCCGCTTCATCGCCCAGCAGCTGGGAATCACCGACGTCCTGGATAAATTCCCCTACCAGGTGTCGGGAGGCCAGAAGCAGCGCGTCGCCACGGCGCGCGCGGTTGTGGGCAAGCCCCGCCTCGTCTTGGCCGACGAACCCACCGGCGCCCTCGACTCGAAGTCGGCCCGCGCGCTGCTCGAAACGTTCGAGCGCATCAACCGGTTGGGATCGACCATCCTCATGGTGACCCACGACCCCGTGTCCGCCAGCTACTGCCAGCGCATCGTGTTCATCAAAGACGGCAAGACCGCGCTGGAGATCACCCGGGACGGGCGCACGCGCGAGCAGTTCTACGCCGACATCGTGGGCTCCGTCGTGAGCATGTCCGAGGAGGCCGTGCATGTTTGCTAA